A window of the Nycticebus coucang isolate mNycCou1 chromosome 3, mNycCou1.pri, whole genome shotgun sequence genome harbors these coding sequences:
- the DEPP1 gene encoding LOW QUALITY PROTEIN: protein DEPP1 (The sequence of the model RefSeq protein was modified relative to this genomic sequence to represent the inferred CDS: substituted 1 base at 1 genomic stop codon), translating to MRSRHLLSVPYLPTIRETTEETLSGGPGLESPASPTLDDYVRSICQLAQPTSVLDEATILGXPRTSHQLGQALEKSCLATSLQDITAHFSGQHPTLPEADTVDPLDWLFGESQKEWSSPKNLSRRTRPCAGSWGLQRQMDNGKARGGPKGRLCEARAPGHPLAQPRRDSHLMSQTYGQPGQAMASPRNPRPSSVLRTLYSLLPVIHEL from the coding sequence ATGAGGTCCCGGCATCTGCTTTCTGTGCCCTACCTGCCCACAATTCGGGAGACCACAGAGGAGACGCTgtctggtgggcctgggctggagtccCCAGCCTCCCCCACCCTGGATGACTATGTGAGGTCCATCTGTCAGCTGGCACAGCCTACCTCTGTGCTGGATGAGGCCACAATCCTGGGCTGACCCAGGACATCCCACCAGCTGGGCCAGGCTCTCGAGAAGAGCTGCCTTGCCACATCCCTACAGGACATCACTGCCCACTTCAGCGGCCAGCATCCCACACTGCCAGAAGCTGACACTGTTGACCCCCTGGACTGGCTCTTTGGGGAGTCCCAGAAAGAGTGGTCAAGTCCGAAGAACCTGTCGAGGAggaccaggccctgtgctggctCTTGGGGTCTGCAAAGACAGATGGACAATGGCAAGGCCAGGGGGGGCCCCAAAGGGAGGCTCTGTGAAGCCAGGGCACCTGGGCACCCTCTGGCACAACCACGACGGGACTCACACCTAATGAGTCAGACTTATGGGCAGCCTGGCCAGGCCATGGCCTCTCCACGCAACCCCCGCCCCAGCAGTGTCCTCAGAACTCTCTACTCTCTACTCCCGGTGATCCACGAACTCTGA
- the RASSF4 gene encoding ras association domain-containing protein 4 isoform X1 → MKEDCPSTTQVPISDSKSIQKSELLSLLKTYNCYHEGKSFQLRHREEEGALVIEGLLSIAWGLRRPIRLQVQDDRERVHLPSASWESGRPSCHIKEAPPQDGRVTTQEPGTQPVDKPTSSRDSSGPLEEDEEPPQLMRTRSDASCSIQRRPKCRAPGEAQRIRRHRFSINGHFYNHKTSVFTPAYGSVTNVRVNSTMTTLHVVTLLLNKFRVEDGPSEFALYIVHESGERTKLKDCEYPLISRILHGPCEKIAKIFLMEADLGVEVPHEVAQYIKFEMPVLDSFVEKLKEEEEREIIKLTMKFQALRLTMLQRLEQLVGGE, encoded by the exons ATGAAGGAAGATTGTCCGTCCACtactcaagtgcccatcagcgATAGCAAATCCATTCAGAA GTCAGAGCTCTTGAGCCTACTGAAAACCTACAACTGCTACCATGAGGGCAAAAGCTTtcaactgagacacagagag GAAGAAGGGGCTCTGGTCATCGAGGGGCTGCTCAGCATCGCCTGGGGACTCAGGCGGCCCATCCGGCTGCAGGTGCAGGATGACCGGGAGCGAGTGCACCTGCCCTCGGCCTCGTGGGAGTCTGGACGGCCCAGTTGCCACAT AAAAGAGGCACCTCCCCAGGATGGCAGGGTCACTACCCAGGAGCCAGGCACTCAGCCAGTGGACAAGCCCACGAGTTCCAGAGATAGCTCAG GGCCCCTAGAGGAGGACGAGGAGCCCCCACAGCTGATGCGCACTAGGAGCGACGCCAGCTGCTCCATCCAGAGGAGGCCCAAGTGTCGTGCGCCCGGCGAGGCCCAGCGCATCCGGAGACACCGGTTCTCCATCAACGGGCATTTTTACAATCACAAG ACCTCCGTGTTCACTCCAGCCTACGGGTCCGTGACCAATGTGAGGGTCAACAGCACCATGACAACCCTTCATGTGGTCACCCTGCTGCTGAACAAGTTCAGG GTGGAAGACGGGCCCAGTGAGTTTGCCCTCTACATCGTTCACGAGTCTGGGG AGAGGACAAAATTAAAAGACTGTGAGTACCCGCTGATTTCTAGAATCCTACATGGGCCATGTGAGAAGATCGCCAAGATATTCTTGATGGAAGCTGACTTGGGCGTGGAAGTGCCCCATGAA GTCGCTCAGTACATTAAATTTGAAATGCCGGTGCTGGACAGTTttgttgaaaaattaaaagaagaggaggaaagagaaataatcaAACTGACCATGAA GTTCCAAGCCCTGCGTCTGACAATGCTGCAGCGCCTGGAGCAGCTGGTAGGGGGCGAGTAA
- the RASSF4 gene encoding ras association domain-containing protein 4 isoform X2 → MKEDCPSTTQVPISDSKSIQKSELLSLLKTYNCYHEGKSFQLRHREEEGALVIEGLLSIAWGLRRPIRLQVQDDRERVHLPSASWESGRPSCHIKEAPPQDGRVTTQEPGTQPVDKPTSSRDSSGPLEEDEEPPQLMRTRSDASCSIQRRPKCRAPGEAQRIRRHRFSINGHFYNHKTSVFTPAYGSVTNVRVNSTMTTLHVVTLLLNKFRVEDGPSEFALYIVHESGERTKLKDCEYPLISRILHGPCEKIAKIFLMEADLGVEVPHEVPSPASDNAAAPGAAGRGRVTGQNLPLLKAPAVAGAPEHRWPGPGWSH, encoded by the exons ATGAAGGAAGATTGTCCGTCCACtactcaagtgcccatcagcgATAGCAAATCCATTCAGAA GTCAGAGCTCTTGAGCCTACTGAAAACCTACAACTGCTACCATGAGGGCAAAAGCTTtcaactgagacacagagag GAAGAAGGGGCTCTGGTCATCGAGGGGCTGCTCAGCATCGCCTGGGGACTCAGGCGGCCCATCCGGCTGCAGGTGCAGGATGACCGGGAGCGAGTGCACCTGCCCTCGGCCTCGTGGGAGTCTGGACGGCCCAGTTGCCACAT AAAAGAGGCACCTCCCCAGGATGGCAGGGTCACTACCCAGGAGCCAGGCACTCAGCCAGTGGACAAGCCCACGAGTTCCAGAGATAGCTCAG GGCCCCTAGAGGAGGACGAGGAGCCCCCACAGCTGATGCGCACTAGGAGCGACGCCAGCTGCTCCATCCAGAGGAGGCCCAAGTGTCGTGCGCCCGGCGAGGCCCAGCGCATCCGGAGACACCGGTTCTCCATCAACGGGCATTTTTACAATCACAAG ACCTCCGTGTTCACTCCAGCCTACGGGTCCGTGACCAATGTGAGGGTCAACAGCACCATGACAACCCTTCATGTGGTCACCCTGCTGCTGAACAAGTTCAGG GTGGAAGACGGGCCCAGTGAGTTTGCCCTCTACATCGTTCACGAGTCTGGGG AGAGGACAAAATTAAAAGACTGTGAGTACCCGCTGATTTCTAGAATCCTACATGGGCCATGTGAGAAGATCGCCAAGATATTCTTGATGGAAGCTGACTTGGGCGTGGAAGTGCCCCATGAA GTTCCAAGCCCTGCGTCTGACAATGCTGCAGCGCCTGGAGCAGCTGGTAGGGGGCGAGTAACTGGTCAGAACCTGCCTCTTCTGAAGGCCCCAGCAGTAGCAGGTGCACCTGAGCACCGGTGGCCAGGGCCTGGCTGGTCGCACTGA